AAGCGTGCCAGCTTGCCTTCCGCGAAATACCCGAGGGGGAAATCGAATGGTATCTCATGCGCTCGGCAAACCAACTCATCCTCGGTAAACACAAACAACGCATCGCCGACCTGAAAGCCGGCCATACCCACCACCATAGCGCCGTTCTGAAAGAGCACTGGATTGATGCCATCATCGACTCCTCCGATTTCAAAACCGCCCTCCCCCTGGTTGAATCCGAGTTGTCCGACCGGCGTTGGAAGTCGTCCTGGCTGATCAAACGCGCGCGCGCGCTCCAAGGCCTCCAGCGTGACGCGGAGGCCTCCGCCGATCTCCACGCCGCTCTTGCGGAAATCAATGCCAGACTCATCCCCTCACGGCCCGATCCCCTCCTGCTCGCCGACCAAGGGCTCGTCCACGTCCTCCTCGGCGACCATGCATCCGCGCAAGTCTCCCTCAAGAAGCTCCTTCAAATCAACGCCCCCGCGTGGCTCACTGCCCGTTTGGAAGCTGTTATTATCAAGAAATGACGACCACCAAACTTGAGCCTTGCTTCTTACCCCCCGATTCTTAACCCTGCGCCTATGCGCGATATCGTTTATTTTGACCTCGAAACCCAACGTAGCTTTGGCGACGTGGGAGGTTCGGCAAACAAAGATAAAATGGGCATTTCAGTCGGCGTCGCCTACTCGACCCGCACCGGGCAATACCACATTTTCGGCGAGGACCAGACCGATGAGCTGGTCAGCATGCTTACCCGGGCCGACCTCGTGGTCGGATACAACCACATGTATTTTGACTATCCCGTCCTACAAGGCTACACGATCCTCGACCTCGCAGACAGCACCATCAACCTCGACATGCTGATCGAGGTGGAAAAAATCCTTGGTCACAGGCTCAAACTCGATTCCCTCGCCGAGGCATCACTCGGTTTCGGAAAATCCGGCGACGGTCTCGACGCGCTGCGCTGGTGGCAGGAATACAAAAAGACCGGCAACCCGGAGCCGATGATGAATATTGCCAGATACTGCTGCTTCGATGTCAAGGTCACCAAATGTGTGCACGAATACGGCATCAAAAACGGACACCTTAAATACAAAGACCGCAATGGCAACGACACCCAGTTTGAAGTCGACTGGTCGTGAAGGAGCTACCCCCTCCCTCCTTCCTTCAGCCTATGCGGGTTCAAGCCTGGTAAGAAACCCGGACCGTCCCGACAGCCTGTTCCAATGCCTCCGCACATGCTGGAAGCGTTGCGGCCTCCGCCAGCACGTAGCCCTTGGAGTCACCGCTTCCGATACGCTCTCCCACGACGTCACCTGCGCAGAGTTTGCAACTTGCATGTACCACTCCAGGTATCGCCAATGCCTCATCCAGGCCGTTGACCCGTGAAACCACGCCCGGCTCCGGATGGAGCAACCACATCCCGGCAAAACGTTTGTGGCTCCGGGGCATGCGCGGGGTTTCTGCCACGGCAAGCCGGAGCAACGCTTCCCAAGGATCAAAGTCATACGCGCGTGCCATCAAATCCATGATGTATCCACCCGGAGGACGGGCCGCAATCTCTCCAAAAACAGGACCATCCCCCCCTAAAAACACCTCCATGTGGCTGATCCCGTCACCAAGCCCCAGGGCATGGTGCACTTTTTCCGCTAGACTGTCTACCTGCCGGGCATCCTCCCCGGGGAGGTCGTTAGGCACAATATTCGCCCACCTGGGTTTGAGGTAATTGGTTAGATTGCGGAAAATGGTTACATCGTTCGCCCGGTATGTTTCAACACTCAACTCCGTCCCCCGGACAAATCCCTCAACCAACAAACCAGGCTTGAGTCGACTCGCCAATTCATCCTGGTCATGGCAAATCCAGACACCCCGACCACCCGAGCTGATGGGCATTTTCAACACCACTGGCAATCCTAATAGATCTATCAGCTCCGCTGCAGAAGTTTGTTCACCCGCTTCCACCCAGGGAGCGCATGGAAGACCTGCCGCCGCAATCGCTTTTTTCATCACCAGTTTATCGTGACAACGCATTGCCACTTCCGGCGCAATGCCCGGTAGACGGAAGTATTGGCGGATTGCCGCCGCCGCCACCACAGAGCCCGTGGTTACAGCCGCGACCCCTATCGGAGGCCTGCCATGCCCCTCTGGAAACATCTCCCGCACACGCTCAAGCGCCCAATCCGCCGCACCTCCAAAGGCGAGGCGGGACTGCTCAATACGCGACTTCACATCGATCACTACCGGCTCGTATCCACAACGCCTCGCTGCCACAATCGCGCCTTTCCGTCTACCGACTAAAACAATGCGATCTTGAACCAGACGACTCGTGTCCATAACAATAAGTTACTAACAGAAAGATGCGTTGATGACCAGAAAAATACTTATCCCATCGGGTGAAACGAATCTACCCCCCAGCCCAATCAATGGACTCCAGATGCCGGACCAGTACTTCCGCCGATTTGAATTTACGGGCAATCAATGTTTTTTTCAGTCCACAGCAAATATCCCGGACCCATTGAGGATGCCTTGCATAATACCTCGCTCCTCCTATCGCATCGTAAAATACCCGGATCATACAACAGATGTCATGCTGTTGGTTGCTACGGCTTGACTTTCCCCAGTTAAACAGATCTAACAGTTTCAGATTATAACTGACCCCCAAACTCTGCACGATGATGTTGTCGCTATGAAGATCCCCGTGATACTCACCCAGGTTGTGCATGTTTTCCACGCCTTTTGCCAGGGCATGAAGCAAATGCAGTCCCTGAAACAACGCTAACCGGCCGCCCCGGTACCGGGACAGATGCCGGGTCAGCAATTCCCCTTCCACGTATTCCGATACAAATAGGGTCAGAACCTCACCGTCATGTTCAATTTTTTCACAACTATGATATCCAATCATCACCGGACACTTCCTCAGCCTGTGTAGTCTTTGGGCATAGGCAATGGCTGACTTGTTTTGCAAATTACGCTGGGGGTAGAATATTTTTGCCGCCCGCTCAACCTGGGTGACCACCTCTTTGATCTTATAGACTTCACCTTCCCATCCTCGCCCAAGCATGGATACGACCTCATACTTATCAGCAAGTATGCTGCTTACTTCCAATGCAAACCTAGAAACCATCACGGGTAATATCTGGGTAATCCCAATCAGAAAAATGGATGATTCATGCAACAATCACACGTGCCAATTCCTCAACGGCAGGTGTGTACTTCAACTCTCTCACAGAAAGATATGGTGACTCTCCCCGGAAATAGGAATTCAAGCCCGACCTGACATCATCACCAAGATGCGACAACAGGGGTTGCTCCACATGATTAAAATTCAGTAGGGCACGTCGGATTTTCCGGTCCCACTCCCGATAATACGTATCAACATCACTCCCCCTAACAACACCACGGCAGTTCGTGCAACCACATGAAACTTCCATATCGTATTCCAGGTTGAAAAGTCCGTAGTCGTCTGTGATTTCATCACCTTCAAGAATATCATGGATGGCGATCTCAAACCCCCACCCTGTACTCATGGTATTACATTCACAGCGGTGATTGACATACTTTGCAAAATCCCAACTCAACACACGGGCCCCTCTTGGGTCGATAAATGAATATTTATCCACCATCGACTTGCATTCCGCATTGAGCTCTGAAAACGCATCGGGTAACACCCTCAACTCGAGGGCATCCTGAGCGTAAATGACTGTCCCGCGCGGTATGTATTTCGTAGCGAACACACCGTAACCAATTACTGCGTCAACGAGCCGAAGCTCGGTCGATGGATGAATCATCTGAATTTGTTTGATAATATTTTTTCAGTCATTTCTGCCGCCGTAGAGGTGTGGACACCAGCCCACCGGATTTAACTCTATAAGATGATATCTTTGTTGTTTATCTTCTCCCGTGAGGCACAACTTTGACCTGAATGCAGCACTAGATTCTACCAACCCCAATAGTCAATCAAATTTCTCGGACTGCCAAAAATTTGCGAAATGGTGATCCCCGTCATTTTTCATATAATTTCTCTGTTCTCAAGCTGCAAACCGTCTTTATATTCGACCCCAGCAGCACGTGTAAAGCCAGAATAATCCAGAACAAGCCAGAATCGCCATATAGCACCCTCCCCAATCATGGACATACCAACGACCCCTGTTGCATGGGATACCCAGCAAGCAAACGACCTCTATGGCGTGGATACTTGGGCTAATAATTATTTCAGCATCGCTGAAAACGGACACCTCCACGTCCATCTTCATGACGGTGACAAAACCGCCTCCGTCAGCCTCCCTGATATCGTGGACGGCATCCGTGAACGCGGCTTCGACACCCCGCTCCTGCTCCGCTTCCACGATATTCTCGCCGACCGTATCCGCAACCTCAACGAGGCGTTTAACTCCGCGATCACTGACTCCGGCTACCAAGGCAATTACCGCGGGGTCTACCCCATCAAGGTCAACCAGCAACAACAGGTCATCGAGGAAATCACCCAGTTCGGAGAACAATACAACTACGGTCTCGAGGCTGGCAGCAAACCCGAACTCCTGGCTGCCCTCGCCTACATGCACAACCCGGAGGCATTGATCATCTGCAATGGCTACAAAGACGAGGAATTCATCGACCTCGCCCTGAAAAGCACCAAGATGGGACTGCAAATCGTCCTGGTCATCGAGATGCCCAGCGAGCTGGATCTGATCCTCGATCGCGCAAAAGCTCTCGACATCCGACCGATGCTCGGTATCCGGGCCAAACTCTCCACTTGCAACAACAGCCATTGGTCACACTCAAGTGGCGAAAACAGCGTCTTCGGCCTAACAACAAGCCAGATCCTTAACACCGTCGATACGCTCAGAGAACAAGGTTTTCTGGATACGCTCCGGCTGCTCCATTATCATCAGGGATCGCAAATCCCCGACATCAAATCCATCCGGGAAGCCGCCACCGAAGCCACACGCATCTACGTTGAACTCATCAAGGAAGGTGCCGCAATGGGCTTCCTGGACATCGGGGGAGGTTTGGGCATCGATTATGACGGCTCGCGCAGCGACTCCCTGAGCAGCCGCAATTATGGCACCCGGGAGTATGCCGCCGACATCATTGACATCGTCAAAACCATCTGCGATTCCAGCCAGCTCCCCCACCCCACAATCATCAGTGAATCAGGTCGGGCCGTAGCGGCCTACTACTCGGTTCTTATTTTCAACATCCTCGATGTCAACAGCCCCTTCGCAAGTGCCGGACCGGAGGTCATGCCAGCAAACGCCCACCCCTACCTCGTCAAACTCAGTGAGGTGGAAAGCTATCTCGAAGAAGAAAATATCCAGGAGTGCTACAACGATGCCGTCTATTACCGGGAGGAAATACTCTCCCTCTTCAGGCATGGCAATGTTTCCCTGCGGGAGCGGGCCCACAGCAACTCGCTCTTCACCCGTATCATGATCCGCCTCTATGAAATCGCAGCTTCCATGGAGGACGTGCCGGATGCCCTCGCCGAGAATCATCCGTTTCTCGATGTCTACTACGGTAACTTCAGCCTTTTCCAATCTCTTCCCGACTCTTGGGCCATCGACCAGCTTTTTCCCGTCATGCCCATCCACAGGCTCAATGAAGAGCCCACAGCCAAGGCAACACTCGCCGATATCACCTGTGACTGCGATGGCCGAATTGACAACTTCATCATCAACGGAGAACACCAATCCCACATTCCCTTACACAGGCTCAAAGACAATGAAGATTACCTGCTCGGCGTCTTTCTTGTCGGTGCCTACCAGGAAACACTTGGAGACCTTCATAACTTGTTAGGCGATACCAACGTCGTCAGCATCGGTGTAAAAAATGGCCAGACCCAATACCGCCGTGAACTCGCTGGGGACACTATCTCGGATGTACTCTCCTACGTGGAATACGATACCAAAAACCTCCTCGAACGCTTCCGCCGCCTGGCCGAACGTTCCGTGGAAAATGGAAAAATCACTCCAGCCGAACGCCGCCAGATCATGGACACTTACCGCGAAAGCATCGACGGCTACACTTACTTCGAATCCCCAAATACCTAATCACCAACATTCAAATTATGAAATCCACACTCATCATCGGTGCCGGCGGCGTTGGCCGTGTCGTCGTTCACAAGTGCGCCCAGCTTCCCGAAACCTTCGGAAACATCACCCTCGCATCACGCACGAAGTCCCGCTGTGACACCATTGCCGCGGAGATCGATTACCCGATCGAAACAGCCGCCGTCGATGCCGACAACGTCGCGGAGGTCGTCGCCCTGCTCAAAAAGGTGAAGCCGGACATCCTCATCAACGTCGCCCTTCCCTACCAGGACCTCACCCTGATGGAGGCATGCCTCGAAGCCGGGGTCGATTACCTCGACACCGCCAACTACGAGCCGAAGGACGATCCGAAGTTCTCCTACGAATACCAGTGGCCCTATCACCAGCGCTTTGTCGATGCCGGTCTCACTGCTCTGTTAGGCTCGGGTTTCGACCCCGGCGTCACCAACGTCTACTGCGCCTACGCCCAGAAACATTTCTTTGATGAAATCCACACCGTCGACATCATCGACGCCAACGCCGGCGACCACGGCCTGCCCTTCGCCACCAACTTCAACCCGGAGATCAACATCCGCGAAATCACCGCCAAGGGCCGCTTCTGGGAAGGTGGCGACTGGAAGGAGACCGAGCCGTTGGAAATCCATCAACCCTTCGACTTCCCCCACGACGAGGTCGGCACCAAGGACATCTATCTGCTCTACCACGAGGAAATGGAATCCCTCTGCCAGAACCTCCGCGGCCTCAAGCGCATCCGCTTCTGGATGACATTCTCCCAGAACTACATCAACCACCTGACCGTTCTGCAAAACGTCGGTATGACCGCCATCGAGCCGGTCGATTTCCAAGGCCAGAAAATCGCCCCCCTCGAGTTCCTCAAGGCAGTGCTCCCCGACCCCGCGTCCCTCGGTCCGCTGACCAAGGGAAAAACCTGCATCGGCTGCGTCATCGACGGCACCAAGGACGGCAAACGCCTGCAGAAATACATCTACAACGTCTGCGACCACCAGGAGGCCTACGCCGAGACCATGTCCCAGGCCATTTCCTACACCACTGGAGTCCCCGCCATGATCGGCGCCAAGATGATCCTCGACGGCCACTGGAAAAAACCCGGCGTCAACAACATGGAGCAAAACGATCCCGACCCCTTCATGGACGCCCTCAACCAATACGGCCTGCCCTGGGAAGTCGTCGACGGCGCCCCCTTCCTCGAGCAACTCAAAAAACACAACCCATAGGTCCTATAAGCCCTATACGTCACATAAGCCCGATCCCCCAACCCCGGAAAAAAATTCGCCCAATTCGCCAGATTCGCAGTCAAAAAGCATGCCCCACAACATCCAAGAAGTCTGCAGCCGACCCGAGGTCCCCAGCCCCTGTTTCCTGCTCGACGAGTCGCTGCTCGCAAACAACCTGGAGCTGCTCGACCACGTCCAGCGCGAATCCGGGGGCACCATCATCCTCGCCCTCAAGGGCTTCGCGATGTGGTCCTCCTTCCCCCAAATCTCCCGGGTCCTCGCGGGCACCACCGCCAGCTCACTCAGTGAGGCGAAACTCGGACTCGAGAAGTTCGGCGGCGAAGTCCACGCCTACTGCGTCGCCTACCAGGACAGCGAAATGGATTTCCTGCGGAAAAATTGCCACCACATCACCGTCAACAGCCTCAGCCAGTGGCAACGCTTCCAACACCTCAGCCGCGACCCCGACACCAAGGCGTCCTTCGGCCTGCGCATCAACCCGGAGTATTCGGAAGTCGAAACCGAGATCTACAACCCCTGCCGCAAAGGCACCCGCTTCGGCATCACCGCCGCCGACCTGAATAACGCCGGTGATGCCATTTTCGAGGGCATCGACGGCCTCCATTTCCACACCATGTGCGAACAGAATTCCGACACCCTCGAGCGCACGCTCACACACGTGGAGGAAAAGTTCGGCAAGTTCCTCCACCGCCTGAAATGGCTCAACTGCGGCGGCGGCCACCACATCACCCGGCCCGACTACGACACCGCCCTGCTCATCCGCCTCGTCAAACACCTCCGCAGCACCTACGACATCAAGGTTTACCTCGAACCCGGTGAGGCCGTCGCCCTCAACACCGGCTTCCTCGTCAGCACCGTGCTCGACCGCTTCTCCAGCAACGGCCATGAGCTGGCCATCCTCGACACCTCCGCCTCCGCCCACATGCCGGATGTGCTGGAAATGCCCTACCGCCCGGAAATCATCGGCGCAGGACACCCCGGGGAAAAACCCCATACCATCACCCTGGGCGGCACCACCTGCCTCGCCGGCGATGTCATCGGCCACTACTCCTTCGACCAGGACCTGAAGATCGGCGACCGCCTCGTCTTCACCGACATGGCCCACTACTCAATGGTCAAAACCAACCACTTCAACGGTGTCAACCACCCCGCCATCGGCCGCTACCACCCCGAAACCAACACCGTCACCATCGACCGCCAGTTCACCTACCAAGACTACCGGAACCGGTTGTCCTAACGGGGCAGTATTCAGTAGGCAGTAAGGCTGCCACACACAACCCAAACCATCAACCCAAGCCAAATTTCGCGTATTTCGCGTATTTCGCGGTCAAAAAAATTGATCATTCAACCCAAGAAAAATTCGCCCAATTCGCCAGATTCGCGGTCAGCGGCGCAGGCAACATCCCAAGCACACATCCCAAGCAATCATTCATTCTTAAATCTGCAATCATCCATTCAAAATGCACTTCCTATCCTCCGAGTTCCCCCAGTCCACCCCCGAGGACGCCCACTTCCACATCCTGCCGATGCCGCTGGAGGAGTCCGTTTCCTACGGCGGCGGCACCGCCCACGGCCCCAAGGCCATCCTTGAGGCGTCCTATCAGTTGGAGGCCCACGACGGCACTTCCTTCCCGGGGGAACTCGGCATCCACACCGCCCCCGTCGTCAATTGCTTCTCCACCCCAGAGGTCTGCCTGCGCAATCTCGAAAAAGCCTGCACCCCGGTCTATCAGGCGGGAAAAATCCCCGTCACCCTCGGCGGCGAACACTCTCTAACAATCTCCCCCGTCCGCGCCCTCCACGCCATCAACCCCAACATCGGCGTGGTCCAGATCGACGCCCACGCCGACCTCCGCGACAGCTACGAGGGCAACCCCGGCAGCCACGCCTGCGTCATGCGCCGCATCCACGAGCTCGGCATCCCCATTTTCCAAGTCGGCATCCGCAATCTCTGCCAGGAGGAAATCGACTACCGCGCCGCCCACAACATCGCCTACCTCGACGCCCGCGAACTCCACCGCAACGGCATTCCCGCAAACCTCCTCCCCGAGGATTTCCCCAGGGACATCTACCTCACCTTCGATGTCGATGGCCTCGACGCCTCGCTGATGCCCGCCACCGGTACCCCGGAACCCGGCGGCCTCGACTGGTGGCAGGCCCTCGACGCCTGCGAGGCCGCCGCCAAAGGTAGAAACATCCTCGGCATCGACGTCGTCGAGCTCTCCCCCCGCACCGAGCTGCACTCCTGCTCCTACACCGCCGCCAAACTCACCTACGCCCTGATGGGGATTGCACAGCGCTCTGGCACAGCCTAACATTTTCGATGGCGCCTTCCATGATAATGGAAGGCATCGGTATATCGGATCAAACCAATGCTTAGGATATATTCGAGCTCGGCCATCTGCCGAAGGGTTGTTTTTCCAACTGCATACTCCCGTCTTTCCCCTTGTAGAGGTTGAGCCAGACGCGCCAGTTCTCGTCGTCTATCTCCGGATAGTCGAGTCGGTAGTGGGAGCAGCGGCTTTCCTTGCGTTCAATCGAGGCGCGCAGCTTCATCTCGGCGCTGATGATCATGTTCGCGGTCTCGTGTGCCAGACGCAGTTCGTGCATGTCCGATGCACGGAGTCTTGGCATGTGGTGGTCGCGCAGTTCCTCGATATAGGCGAGGGCAGCGCGCATCAGGTTTTCCTTTTTGATGTAGAGGATGAAATTGGGAATCATAATGCCCTGCAGCGTCTGAGTGACCCAGCGTGGACCGTATCCGGACTTGCGTTTGAGCGGAGCGAGCATTTCCTCAGTAATCTGTTTACGCTTGGCCGTTGTTAGTGAGACCTTGGGCAACTCCTTACACTTGGCGGCAGCAGCCTCACCGGCAACCGCACCCTGAACAGCGGAGCCGGCAAGTGATGAACCAATCTGCGTGTAAATACCGCCCGCCATGTACGAGCCGAGCGCATCACCAGCGGCATAGAGACCCGTGATGTTAGATTCGCAGTGTTCGTTGATTGGCACCAGTCCTTCGGCCTTATGAATAGCCATGCCGGCTGATGATCCTCCGACCGGGGAACCGCTCATACCGGGAGGGCTTCCTTTACCTCCCCCGGGAGGCCCTCCCGGGCCACCGCCTTTACCTGCTTTACCACCCGGACCGCCATCGGGTGGTGGCCCCATCGGATGATCTCCATCGCCTCCTCCTGGAGGGCCACCCGGGCCACGGCGATCCTCAAGTCCTGCGGGGCGCTGTGGTCCGCCACTGGTTTTTCCACCACCCCTGCCGGGAGGGCCACCCATGCCCGGTCCGCCCTGTCCACCCTCGGATGGACCGTTGACGTAGCTTGTGTAATTCATATCCACACCAAGATCATGGCGGATACCAACACCGGTCGTGCCTGGTTTTTGTTCAAACATTCCACCGATTCCGCCCCAGCCATCGAAGCAGGCCGCTGGGCTTCCCGATCTGCCCGGGTGGCCGTCGTTCCACTCCTTGCCAGTGACTTTGGCTCCAATCTGATAGGCCATCACCGTGCCGTCATGGGTGAGGTCGCAAATTGGGAACCCGTTCGGTTTAAAACCTCCTGCCCCCGTGCAGAGGATAACGGTTTTGGCTTTGTAAAACCACACGCATTCGTCATCCAGACTAAAACCAGCGGCTCCGGCGATACGACCATTTTCCTTGATCAGGTGGGTGATCGTAACGCGTTCCTTAACCGGAATACCACGCTCCTCGACGGGGTGCAGGAAAGGTTTCCGGCATAGGACGTTGTCAAAAAATCCCCACTCGCGCAGCTCGTCGATACGGTCGGCAGAGTGCTCGGCGGTCTGGCGAGTGAAGATTGGATTGTTTGTGCCGAGGGCGGAGTAGGATACCTTGTCGACGTATTCGTCGAGTGTCATCCCTTCCTTTTTGGCATCAAAGCTGAACATACCCTTGGCGAAAGGTGTTTGCCCTGAGGCGCCGAGCGCGCCTTTGGAAACAAGCATGACCCTGGCACCAGCATCGTGGGCTTTGACGGCAGCGAACAGCCCCGCCATGCCACCGCCGATGACGAGCACGTCGGCCTCGGCCTCCCGGGTTTTGATATCGTCCGGATTCAGCGTCGGTTCGTTTTCCTCGACCTCTGCGTCCGATTG
The Akkermansiaceae bacterium DNA segment above includes these coding regions:
- a CDS encoding ribonuclease H-like domain-containing protein; this encodes MRDIVYFDLETQRSFGDVGGSANKDKMGISVGVAYSTRTGQYHIFGEDQTDELVSMLTRADLVVGYNHMYFDYPVLQGYTILDLADSTINLDMLIEVEKILGHRLKLDSLAEASLGFGKSGDGLDALRWWQEYKKTGNPEPMMNIARYCCFDVKVTKCVHEYGIKNGHLKYKDRNGNDTQFEVDWS
- a CDS encoding ATP-grasp domain-containing protein, whose translation is MDTSRLVQDRIVLVGRRKGAIVAARRCGYEPVVIDVKSRIEQSRLAFGGAADWALERVREMFPEGHGRPPIGVAAVTTGSVVAAAAIRQYFRLPGIAPEVAMRCHDKLVMKKAIAAAGLPCAPWVEAGEQTSAAELIDLLGLPVVLKMPISSGGRGVWICHDQDELASRLKPGLLVEGFVRGTELSVETYRANDVTIFRNLTNYLKPRWANIVPNDLPGEDARQVDSLAEKVHHALGLGDGISHMEVFLGGDGPVFGEIAARPPGGYIMDLMARAYDFDPWEALLRLAVAETPRMPRSHKRFAGMWLLHPEPGVVSRVNGLDEALAIPGVVHASCKLCAGDVVGERIGSGDSKGYVLAEAATLPACAEALEQAVGTVRVSYQA
- a CDS encoding protein kinase, whose product is MVSRFALEVSSILADKYEVVSMLGRGWEGEVYKIKEVVTQVERAAKIFYPQRNLQNKSAIAYAQRLHRLRKCPVMIGYHSCEKIEHDGEVLTLFVSEYVEGELLTRHLSRYRGGRLALFQGLHLLHALAKGVENMHNLGEYHGDLHSDNIIVQSLGVSYNLKLLDLFNWGKSSRSNQQHDICCMIRVFYDAIGGARYYARHPQWVRDICCGLKKTLIARKFKSAEVLVRHLESIDWAGG
- a CDS encoding SET domain-containing protein, which codes for MIHPSTELRLVDAVIGYGVFATKYIPRGTVIYAQDALELRVLPDAFSELNAECKSMVDKYSFIDPRGARVLSWDFAKYVNHRCECNTMSTGWGFEIAIHDILEGDEITDDYGLFNLEYDMEVSCGCTNCRGVVRGSDVDTYYREWDRKIRRALLNFNHVEQPLLSHLGDDVRSGLNSYFRGESPYLSVRELKYTPAVEELARVIVA
- the speA gene encoding biosynthetic arginine decarboxylase; translated protein: MDIPTTPVAWDTQQANDLYGVDTWANNYFSIAENGHLHVHLHDGDKTASVSLPDIVDGIRERGFDTPLLLRFHDILADRIRNLNEAFNSAITDSGYQGNYRGVYPIKVNQQQQVIEEITQFGEQYNYGLEAGSKPELLAALAYMHNPEALIICNGYKDEEFIDLALKSTKMGLQIVLVIEMPSELDLILDRAKALDIRPMLGIRAKLSTCNNSHWSHSSGENSVFGLTTSQILNTVDTLREQGFLDTLRLLHYHQGSQIPDIKSIREAATEATRIYVELIKEGAAMGFLDIGGGLGIDYDGSRSDSLSSRNYGTREYAADIIDIVKTICDSSQLPHPTIISESGRAVAAYYSVLIFNILDVNSPFASAGPEVMPANAHPYLVKLSEVESYLEEENIQECYNDAVYYREEILSLFRHGNVSLRERAHSNSLFTRIMIRLYEIAASMEDVPDALAENHPFLDVYYGNFSLFQSLPDSWAIDQLFPVMPIHRLNEEPTAKATLADITCDCDGRIDNFIINGEHQSHIPLHRLKDNEDYLLGVFLVGAYQETLGDLHNLLGDTNVVSIGVKNGQTQYRRELAGDTISDVLSYVEYDTKNLLERFRRLAERSVENGKITPAERRQIMDTYRESIDGYTYFESPNT
- a CDS encoding saccharopine dehydrogenase family protein, which encodes MKSTLIIGAGGVGRVVVHKCAQLPETFGNITLASRTKSRCDTIAAEIDYPIETAAVDADNVAEVVALLKKVKPDILINVALPYQDLTLMEACLEAGVDYLDTANYEPKDDPKFSYEYQWPYHQRFVDAGLTALLGSGFDPGVTNVYCAYAQKHFFDEIHTVDIIDANAGDHGLPFATNFNPEINIREITAKGRFWEGGDWKETEPLEIHQPFDFPHDEVGTKDIYLLYHEEMESLCQNLRGLKRIRFWMTFSQNYINHLTVLQNVGMTAIEPVDFQGQKIAPLEFLKAVLPDPASLGPLTKGKTCIGCVIDGTKDGKRLQKYIYNVCDHQEAYAETMSQAISYTTGVPAMIGAKMILDGHWKKPGVNNMEQNDPDPFMDALNQYGLPWEVVDGAPFLEQLKKHNP
- the nspC gene encoding carboxynorspermidine decarboxylase, which codes for MPHNIQEVCSRPEVPSPCFLLDESLLANNLELLDHVQRESGGTIILALKGFAMWSSFPQISRVLAGTTASSLSEAKLGLEKFGGEVHAYCVAYQDSEMDFLRKNCHHITVNSLSQWQRFQHLSRDPDTKASFGLRINPEYSEVETEIYNPCRKGTRFGITAADLNNAGDAIFEGIDGLHFHTMCEQNSDTLERTLTHVEEKFGKFLHRLKWLNCGGGHHITRPDYDTALLIRLVKHLRSTYDIKVYLEPGEAVALNTGFLVSTVLDRFSSNGHELAILDTSASAHMPDVLEMPYRPEIIGAGHPGEKPHTITLGGTTCLAGDVIGHYSFDQDLKIGDRLVFTDMAHYSMVKTNHFNGVNHPAIGRYHPETNTVTIDRQFTYQDYRNRLS
- the speB gene encoding agmatinase, whose product is MHFLSSEFPQSTPEDAHFHILPMPLEESVSYGGGTAHGPKAILEASYQLEAHDGTSFPGELGIHTAPVVNCFSTPEVCLRNLEKACTPVYQAGKIPVTLGGEHSLTISPVRALHAINPNIGVVQIDAHADLRDSYEGNPGSHACVMRRIHELGIPIFQVGIRNLCQEEIDYRAAHNIAYLDARELHRNGIPANLLPEDFPRDIYLTFDVDGLDASLMPATGTPEPGGLDWWQALDACEAAAKGRNILGIDVVELSPRTELHSCSYTAAKLTYALMGIAQRSGTA
- a CDS encoding FAD-binding protein; protein product: MDKPKTSQKDLSRRDFISLSAGAAGLAALAAIAMQQSDAEVEENEPTLNPDDIKTREAEADVLVIGGGMAGLFAAVKAHDAGARVMLVSKGALGASGQTPFAKGMFSFDAKKEGMTLDEYVDKVSYSALGTNNPIFTRQTAEHSADRIDELREWGFFDNVLCRKPFLHPVEERGIPVKERVTITHLIKENGRIAGAAGFSLDDECVWFYKAKTVILCTGAGGFKPNGFPICDLTHDGTVMAYQIGAKVTGKEWNDGHPGRSGSPAACFDGWGGIGGMFEQKPGTTGVGIRHDLGVDMNYTSYVNGPSEGGQGGPGMGGPPGRGGGKTSGGPQRPAGLEDRRGPGGPPGGGDGDHPMGPPPDGGPGGKAGKGGGPGGPPGGGKGSPPGMSGSPVGGSSAGMAIHKAEGLVPINEHCESNITGLYAAGDALGSYMAGGIYTQIGSSLAGSAVQGAVAGEAAAAKCKELPKVSLTTAKRKQITEEMLAPLKRKSGYGPRWVTQTLQGIMIPNFILYIKKENLMRAALAYIEELRDHHMPRLRASDMHELRLAHETANMIISAEMKLRASIERKESRCSHYRLDYPEIDDENWRVWLNLYKGKDGSMQLEKQPFGRWPSSNIS